The following DNA comes from Candidatus Binatia bacterium.
GCGCGAGTTGGCGTCCTGAGCCGCGAAGGCCGCCGGCGGCTGGAGGACCAGCCGGAAGGCCCCCACGCGCGCGGTGTCGGCCACGTCGCCGGACGCCAGGAGGTCGACCGGAGTCCCCGCAGGGACGGCGAGCGGAGGGCTGAGCACCAGGGTCACGTGGGGACCCGAGCCGACCGGCACCGCCTGCGTCGCGAAGGTCTGGAAGCCGGCGCGCAGCACGACGCGCCTCAGGAATGACGCCGCCTGCGGGACGGGCACGCCGGCCGTGTCGGCGACCGTCACGCCGACCTGGGTCACCTGCACGTCCGACGTGATCCCGGGCACGCCGGCGTTGTCGAGGCGGAACGTCCCGAGCGGAACGTCGGCGCTCCCCACGGCGACCCGCGCGGCCGGGCCGCCGAGCGCCGCGACCTCGAGCCCGACGGCGTCGGCGACGATGCGGGCGAGCCCCGAGGCGACCGGGAAGGCGCCTCCCTCGCGCCGCACCGTGACCGGCGCTCCGCTGGTCGCGTCTTCCGCCAGGATCTCGGTGCTGTCGGCGACCACCACGCGGAACGCGGGCACGGTCGTCGAATCGGAGACGTCCACGCGCACGCTGATCGTCACCGGCTCCTGGGCCGTGACGCGAAGCGGGGACGCCAGCGTGAGATTCATCTCGGAGCCCGAGGTCTCGAGGGACGACCGGCTCAGGTACACGTTCGTCCCCTCGTTCACGCTCACGTGCGCGAGAAGCGCCGCCGGCACGACGCCCGCGCCGCTCTCATCCTGCAGGTGCAGTCGGAACGAGCGGATCCGGATGTCCGAGGCGCCCGCGCCGCCGCCGTTCGTGAGGGTGAGGCTGAAGGGCACGACGCCGGTCTGGCCGCGCGTGACGTTGAAGGGCATCGACTGGACGGGGAACAGCGCGAGGTCCGCCGCCGCGAGGTAGACGCGATGCACGTTGGACGCGGTCTCCACCGCGCGCCGGGTGAGCCCGGTCTCGAGGCCGGTTCCCTGGGCGCCGCCCGCGAACTGGACCGAGCCCGCGCCCGTCGAGTGGTAGGTCCAGAGGAAGGTGTCCACGGCGGCCGGGGCCAGATCGGCCGCCGAGCCCGGCCCCGCGTCCAGGACGGTCGGCGCCGTCCCGGTGGTCTGGAGCGGGCCCGGCAGCACCCCCGTCACGGTTTCCGCCCCGACGTTGCGCACGATCATCCGCACCGTGATCGGCTGCCCCACGGTGCTCGCGGCGCTGGCGGTTTCGATCGTGGCCAGGAGCGGCGACGTGCTCACGAGAATCGGCTGCTCGTTGTCGACCGGCATGTCGAGCGGCCCGTCGTTCCCGGTGTCCATCTGGACCCCGCCGAACGGGATTCCCAGGCGGACCGTGACGGAATCCCGCGCGCCGGCGCCGGTCCGGAGCGAAACGAAGAGACGCCGACCGGCTCCTCCGACCGGCTCGCTCAGGAAGGGACTCCGCCAGATCTGCGCGCTGGAATCGGGAACCATGAGCCCCAGGTCGGCGTCGTCGCCGCCGCCCGCCGAGAAGACTCCGTCGCCGCCGTCTCCCCACAGCCTCAGCTCGGCGATGTCGGAGCCGGGCGCCGCCGAACCCAGGTTCACGACGGCCAGGTTCCGCAGCGTGTCCGTCTCGTACCCGTTCCAGGGCACGACCACGTTCATCGCGAGCGTCGGCCCGTCCCCCGGGCCCACGGTGACCCCGGGCGCGCCGATGTTCGTGAGCTGTGCCGCCGTCAGCCCGTCCACGGTCGCGCGGGCGCGCGAGTCGATCGGCCAGGCGGCCGTGATGGTGGTCGCTTCCTTGAAGCCGAGATCCAGCGGGCCGGCCACCTTGGCCGAGAGCAGGTCGCCGTCCCTGGCGCCGCTTCGGGCGACGTCGGCGACCAGGAAGAGGTGCACGGCGCGCCCCGGCGGGATGGCGGTCGAGAGGCCGCCGAACACCGCGCGTCCTCCCGTGAAGAATGAGGTGCCGAGCGGCGGATCCACGGCGGGGTCGCCCACCTGTCCGTCGCCGTCGCCGTCCAGCCGCAGCGTGGCCGACTCGATCTCCCCGTCGCGCTCGGCCACCCCTCCCGGTCCGATCGTGGCGTTCGTGAACGCGACGCTCGTCAGGGTCCGCGGGTCGGCGTAGCTGTTCGTGAGAACGAAGTGGTGGAGGAGAACGCGGCGGTCACCCGGGTGCACCGACGTCGATTCCACGTCGGCCGCGGTCACCGTCACGCGGTCCACGGTGCTGACCGCGCGCTCCGCGAGGCTGCGTACGACCCGGTCGCGCGGCCCACTGTTGCCGCTCTGCACGCCGATGCCGGCGTCCAGCCCCGAGGGGATTCCGAGCTGGACGGTGCGGCCCTGGCGCGCGAGATCCGCGAGGTCGACCGTGACGAACAGGCGCAGTCCCCCGAGCGGGATCGTCTCGGCGAGCCCCGTGCGCTGCCAGCGGTCGCCGGTGTTCACCAGATCGCCGAGGAGCCTGTCGCGCGTGGCGTCGAACGTGCTGTCGCCGTCGTCCGCCCACGCCCGCAGCCGGGTGATGTCGGTGGCTGTCTCGGCCGTGCCGAAGTTCACGACGGCGAGCTTCTGGAGCAGGTCGGCCCGATACCCGTTCGGCGGCACGATGAACTCGAGCGCCGGGTTGTTGGACGATCCCGCGAGAAGGTTCCCCGTGGGGCCGGGAAGGAGCCGGATCTGATCCGCCGCCATCCCGTCCACCACGAAGACTCCCGCCGGGCGGAGCGGCCAGCCCGTCCGGTAGAAGGGCACGCGCAGGAACGCCACGGAGGTGGAATCGTCGAGCGAGACGTCCAGCGTGTCGCCGTCGCGCGCGTCGAGCGGAACGGAGCTGGTGACGAGAAGCCGCGTCGTGCTCCCCGGCGCGAGGGCCAGGGAGAGCGGCGCGAACGTCACCGAGCCGCTGAGGGCCGAGGTGGTGACGAGAAGGGTGTCGGCGCCGCTCTCCAGGGCGCCGTCGCCGTCGTCCTTGTAGAGCGCGGCGTCGCCGAGCTCCTCGTCCAGCTGATCCGCATCGCCGGCGCCCGCCGAGCGGTTGGTGAGGCGGATCGAGCGGACGGAACGGGTGTCGGGATAGTGGTTCGTCACGGTGACGTTCGCGAGCAGGACGTTGCGCGCGCCCGGCAATACCGTCGCCGGAACCTGCGACGCGGTCACGGAGATGCCCCCGGTGGAGATCAGCGCCGCCACCGGGGCGTCCGCGGCGTCGTCCCGCACCGGGATATCCGAAACGACCTCGGTCGCCGACACCGCGGCGTCGAGGGCGACCGTTCCGGTGGTCGCGGAGGCGAGGACGTGGGCCAGTGCCGTCAGGACCACGGTTCCGCGGGGCCCGATACCGGCGGGGCTGCCGCCGGGGAGGCTCACGGTGAAGTCACCGTCCGCGTCCCCCGGGATGAGACGCGTGAACCGCAGTGCGGGCGGGTCGAGGCGGATCGAATCGGCGCCGAGGTTCGTGAGGGTGAGACGGACGGCGACCGAGTCCTGTCCCTGGTAGAGCGCCGAGGGAGCGCTCAGCCCCGCGATCCGGATGCCGCGCGTCGGGCGGACGGTGATCGGAGCGGTGGCGGAGAGCGCCCCCGTGGTCGCGATCACGAGTCCCGAGCCGACCGCGCCGGCGGTGAAGCGTCCGGAAGCGTCCACCGACCCCACGCCTCCCTGCGTGGACCACGCGAAGGAGCGCGAAACCGGATGGCCGTAGGCGTCGAAGGCCGCGGCCGCGAACGTGCTGGCCTCGCCCACGAACAGCGAGGCGGAGTCGGGCGTCACCCGGACCGAGGCGACCGGTCCCGGCACCACGACCACGCGCCAGTCGTTCCGGTCGGCGACGCCGTTCGCGTTTCCCTCCGCCGCCACTTCGGGCGGACGCGCCGTGGACGCGTCGTCGTACTGCACGACGAAATTGGACCCGGTCGAGTCGACATCCACGGGCGTGGCCACCTGGAACCCGATCTCGATCAGACGCGAGAAGAGGGAGTAGGCCACATGGCTCGCGAGCCGCGCTTCCATGATGCCCGTCTGGCTCGCGTCGGTGTAAGCCACCGCGCTGCCGCCTACCTTCACGCTCGTGATCGCCGGCACGCCATAGCCGTCCGGGATGCTGACCCGGATGCGGTCGATCCCGGTATCGAAGAGGGAGAAGGTCGGCAGGGCGTACGCCGTGAAGCCCTGGGCGCCGACACCGACCGCCACGGTGTCGGGGATCACCTCCGCGACGACCGACTGAGCGGCCTGTCCCGACGTCGTGATCGTCGCGGTCAAGGGAATCGTCGGCTCGGTGGACCGGACACCCGAGGCCGCGAGGCGCACCTTCACCGCACCGCGATAGTCCTGCGCTGGCAGGGAAGAGGGGAGATCGATCCAGAGATAGAGGTTCTCGGCCGTCGGCGTCTCGGAAGTCGCCGCGGCGCGCGCGGTCGCCAGGGCCACATAGGCGGTGTCCAGGCGGCCGCCCGCGGTGCGGCTGGAATTGAACGCCCACGAGACGGGCTGAGCGGGCGGCCCCGCGCGCAGGGTATCCGTCGGCGAAACCGTCCCGACCAGGTTCCGGACCGCCGCCTGCAGGTCGTACGCGGCGTTGGCCAGAACGTGAAGGTCGACCTTTCCGTCGGGCGGATCGCGCAGCGGAAGCAGCGACGCCCCCGGCGAGCCCGCGTTGAACGAGCCCGCCGAGTCGTCCCAGGCCACGGTCAGCAGGACCGCGGCGTTCACGCCCGTCTTGGAACGTGAGGCCGTCGAGTCCACGGGCGTCTTGCTGATCGTGTTCACGCGCGCCGTCCACTCGCCGGTCGAGGAGGCCCTCGCGATCAGGCCGGGGCGGAACGCGAACCGGATCGTTTGGGAGCTCGTGCTGTTCGTCACCGTATCCACGGAGCAGAGAGAGGGGAGGACGCTCCAGCTGGAGACGGCGGGATCGACCGTCGTGAACGGCATGGCGACCCCCCGGCGCCAGCGGTACGCCGCCCGGTAGGCCGGGGCGTTCACGTCACTCGCATGGCCGTTGAAGGAGAGCACCAGGTCGGCTCCGGTGATGTCCTTGAAGCCGTTGCCGTCGCTCAACACCACGTCAGCGAACATCGTGTCCTGGGGCACGAGGGTGTTGGTGGAGACGCCCGCACGGTTCCGCAGCGTCACCGACGTGATCGTGGGGAGCAGGGCGGGCTGGATGTCGAGGAGCGCATAGGCGTAGCCGGGTCCGCTCGTGGCGTTCGCGTACCACGCGATCAGATAGAAGTTGCTCCCTGCCTTCTTCGCGCAGAAGAGCCCCGTGTCGTCCACGGTGCCGATCGACGGGTCGTACACGCCCCGGGTGGCGTCGTAAAGGTCGAAGCTGTCGGCCTGCACCGGGTAACGGTTCCCCGCCCCGTCGGTGGCGATCAAGGTGAACGGGCTGCACTGGCCGACGACCGTGTTGAGGGTGTCCGGCTCGAGCGCAACGGAAATGACGGAGAGGCTGGGATCGAGAAGCCAGGTATCGCCGTTCCCCGCCTTTCCGTCCGCGTTGCCCGGCCAGAGGACCTGCTGGAAGCAGCCCGGGGTGGTGGTGTCGTCCACGTAAACCGGGATCTCGCTCTTCTGGGTCGCGAGCACGTCGACGTGGAACACCGCCTGGACCGTTCCCACGATCGCGACGCGAGGAAGGCGCACCGTGATCGACGAGCCGTTGTCGTACCAGGTCACCTGATCCAGCGGGACCGGCGCGCCGCCCACGAAGAGGCTGTCCAGGCTCCGGCCGCGAAGCGAGCCCTGGTGATCGATGGTGATCAGGTCGAACCCGGTCGCGGAACCGCTCGGGGTGGTCCCTTTGGCATCGACGTCGAGCCAGACGGTCCAGGGGACGTTCGCGATCCCCTTCACCACCCGGTAGGGCTGAATCTCGGCCGTTCCGCTCCGGATGGCGGGCGGCTCGTCCGTGTACTGGAGGATGAGCTGCGGCGTCTTCGTCGTGTCGGTCGCGAACTCGCTGGTCCGGAACTGCATCTCCAGATCCTGGCCGGTCTCGGCGGTGAGGAGAAACCCGTTGTTCGCGAGCGTGCCCAGGTTCCACGCGTTCACGATGGGCCCCACCTGCCAGCTCGTGCGGGAGAGGTTGGTCTGGTCGGAGATCGTGCGCCGGGAGGTCCACGTGGAAAGGCGGGTCCCGCCCGCCGTCGTCCAGGGGCTGCCCGAAAACCGGTTGGTCCAGCTGGCGCCGGTTTCGGTCCAGGATTGCGTCAGCGCGTGGCTGGTGACCGACATCGACCCGGCATTGGCCGCCGACTGATAGAGGCTGAGCCAGGCCTGGAGGACGGTCTTTCCGGTCAGGTCGGGGAGGGGGATCGAGACGACGGCGTTCTTGGTCTTGCCTCCCGTGCTCCGCTTGACCCGCATGTCCGGATCGGAGCCGCGGTTCTCGGTGGTGTTTTCCTGCTTCAGGTAGGTGTCGGCGGTGATCGTCCGCGACTGGACGGTGATCGTGGTCGTGGCGCCCCGGGCCGGCAAGGCGGCGGCCAGGGCCCCTATCGCGATCAGGGCGCAGCAAAGACCCCGGACAGCGCAGGCCGCCGTCCGTGGCAGATCTCGACGATCGAACGTGCGAATCGCCACGCCACCCCCATAGTCCTTGTTCCCGGAATCTATCGGCACGTAGGGGTCCGTACTGGAGCGGGTCGTGGATGGCGGCTTGACGCGTTCGGCGACGCTCGGCTATGGTTCCGCATGCCGCACGCAGTACCTCCGGCCGCGCACACGCCCATCGACATCACGGACGATCGCGCGCGCCTCGACGTGACCCGGATTCTCGCGCTGTACGAAGACACGTGGTGGGCCAAGGGCCGCTCGGTGGATGCCGTTCGCCGCGCCCTCGAGCATTCCCACCCGGTGGTGACGGCCTGGGAGGCCGGCCAGCTGGTCGGTTTCGCCCGCGTCATCTCCGACCTCACGTTCCGCGCGACGATCTGGGACGTGATCGTGCGGCCCTCGCACCGGCGACGTGGAATCGGCCTCTCGATGATGCGATTCGTGCTCGATCACCCCGATCTGCGATCGGTATCCCACTTTCTCCTGCTCACGGCGGACAAGCACGGTTTCTACGAGCGGCTGGGCTTCATGCCGGAGCGGGAGATGACGATGATGCTCCGCCGCTAGCGGCGGAGCCAACCGGGCCGCGCGCCCAAGGCCCCCCTGGGGAAAGGAAGGGTACGGAATGGATGGGTTGAAGTCGGCGAAGGACGTGGTGAAGTTCTGCGAGGAGCAGGACGTCGAGATGATCCACCTGTGGTTCGTGGACATCCTCGGTCAGCTGAAGAGCGTCGCGATCACGCGCCGCGAGCTGGCCACCGCCCTGGACGAGGGCGTGGGCGTCGACGGCTCCTCGGTCGAGGGCTTTGCGCGCATCTACGAAAGCGATCTCGTCGCGATGCCGGACCCCTCCACGTTCCAGCTCCTCCCCTGGAAGGTCAACAACGAGCACGCGGGACGGATGATCTGCGACATCTTGAACCCGGACGGCTCGGCATACGCCGGCGACACCCGCTACGTCCTGAAGCGCGCGCTGAAGAAGCTGGACAAGGAAGGCTACACGTTCTACCTGGGCCCGGAGCTGGAGTACTTCTACTTCCGGTCGCTCAAAGATCGCTCGCTCCTGGACGCCGCCGGCTACTTCGACCAGACCCCCGACGATCTCGGCACCGAGCTCCGCTCCAAGACGGTGGAGGCGCTCCAGGCCATGGAGATCTCGGTCGAGGCGTCGCACCACGAGGTGGCGCACAGCCAGCACGAGATCGATCTCCGCTACTCCGAAGCGCTCAAGATGGCCGACCAGACGATCACCTACCGCTACGTCGTGAAGGAGATCGCCCGCCAGAACGGGTGCTACGCCACGTTCATGCCGAAGCCGGTGCACGGGCAGAACGGGAGCGGGATGCACGTCCACCAGTCGCTCTTCAAGGGCGGCAAGAACGTCTTCTTCGACTCCAAGGACAAGCACCACCTGTCCAAGGCGGGGCGCGCCTACCTGGCGGGGATCCTTCAGCACATGCGGGAGATCGCCTCGGTCACCAACCAGTGGGTCAACTCGTACAAGCGTCTGGTGCCGGGATTCGAGGCGCCGGTCTACATCGCCTGGGGTCAGCGGAACCGTTCGGCCCTGGTCCGGGTACCCATGTACAAACCCGGTAAGGAGAAGGCCACCCGGATCGAGCTTCGCTGTCCGGATCCGGCCTGCAACCCCTACCTCGCGTTCTCGGTCATGCTCGCGGCGGGTCTCAAGGGGATGGACGCGGCGCTCACGCTCCGCCCCCCCATCGAGGAGGACATCTACGAGATGGACGCCGCCGAGCGGAAGAAGAACGGCATCGAGAGCCTTCCGGGGAGCCTGATCGAGGCGGTCGAGCTGACCGAGAAGTCGCGCCTGGTGAAGGACGCCCTGGGCGAGCACGTCTTCCAGAAATTCGTCGAGAACAAGCGGATCGAGTGGGACAATTACCGGACCTACGTCACCGATTACGAGCTCAATGAATACTATCCGATTCTCTAAGAAGGCCCGCGTGGCGGGCTCGTCGTCTTCGGCCGGCCGCGCCCTTCGGGGCGCGGCACGGCTCGTTCTGGCCGGCATCCTGGGAGCGGCCATGGCCTCCTGCGGCGCCCCGTCGGGCAAGACGGGCGCGGGCAGCGGCCCGGCGGCCGTCTCGCATGGGGAAGTGGGCTCGCAGGCGCCCGAATTCACGCTCCCCGACATGGCCGGCAACCAGGTCGCCTCTTCCTCGCTCAAGGGGAAGGTCCTGATCCTGGACTTCTGGGCCACCTGGTGCGGTCCCTGCAAGATGGAAGTCCCCCACCTGGTGAACCTCCAGGCCAAGTACCGCGACCAGGGCCTCGCCATCGTCGGGGTGTCGCTGGACGCGGGCGGTGCGCGGGACGTGAAGCCGTTCGCCGACGAACACGACGTCAACTACACCATGCTGATCGGCAACGAAGAGATCGCGCGGACGTACGGCAACATCAACGCGATCCCCACCACGTTCGTCATCGATCGCGACGGCAAGATCGTGCAGCGCTTCATCGGCTACACCGCGCCGGAGATGTTCGAGCAGACGATCAAGCCGCTGCTCGCGGCGCAGCCGCTCCCCAAGGCGAGCTGACCGGAAGCCCCCCGCATGTTCGAGACCCAGCTCCCGCAGATCTCGCTGGTCGCCGCGTTTCTCGCCGGCGTGGTCTCGTTCGTCTCTCCCTGCGTGCTTCCGCTGGTGCCCTCGTACGTCACGTTCATCACCGGGGTCTCGTTCGATGAGCTGACCGCGCAGAAGCAGAGCGCGCGCGTGCGGCGCCTCACCATTCTCCATTCGCTCGCCTTCATCGTGGGTTTCTCGATCGTGTTCATCTCCCTGGGGGCGACGGCCACGGCGACCGGGCAGTTCCTCCGGGAGCACCAGGACACCCTTCGGCGGGCGGGCGGCGTCCTCATCATCATCTTCGGGATCTACCTGACCGGGATCCTTCCGATCCCGGCCCTCTCGCGGGAGCGGAAATTCCAGCTCACGCAGAAGCCGCTCGGGCTGTTGGGATCGGTGCTGGTCGGGGTCACCTTCGCGGCGGGATGGACCCCCTGTATCGGTCCGATCCTCGCCTCGATCCTTCTCTACGCCAGCACCGCCAAGACCGTGGGGACCGGCGTGCTCCTCCTGACGGTCTACTCGCTCGGCCTCGGCGTGCCGTTCTTCCTGGCGTCGCTCGGCCTCAATTCGTTCCTGGCTGCATCGAGCCGCCTGCGCCGTTCACTTCGCACGATCGAGATCGTCTCGGGAGTCATCCTCATTGCATTCGGCATCGCGCTCGTCACCAATCTCTTCACCTATTTCGTCTCGTTCCTCTCGCGCTTCCTTCCCGCCCTCGGATAGCGCTCCCACGCTAAACATGCCGGAGGGGAACACCGATGCTCCCCTCGTGACGAACCCGACCCGACTTCCGAGCCGAAGCACCCCCGTCACGCGCGCCGGCGCGGCGCGCGCCAGTACGCCGCGCCCTACGCCGCGGGCCAGTACGCCGCGGTCCGACGCGTCGGTCCCGCCGGGACTGCCCGGGGCCCTGGCGCTGATCGAGGGCGTGAACGAAGTCGCCCGCTCCCTCGTTCCCTTCCATTCCGACAGCCTGGCGCTGCACCAGGTGGCCGATGGAATGCGCCGCCTGCTCCAGCCCGACGGGATCGCGATCCTCACCCGCGAACGTCCCGGCGAGTGCCTCTTCCGCTACGCCGACGGGTCGCTGGCCGAATGGTCGGGCTACGTGCTCTCGGGCTCGAGCGCCGAGCTGATGGAGGCGCTCTTCCTCCTGGACTCGGTCACGCTGTTCCATCGGAAGCAGCGCTCTCCCTGGGCGCGCGAGTTCCTGTATGCCGAGGGGACGACCTGGGGCGCGATCGCGCCGATCCAGGCCCACGGCGAGAATCTGGGCGCGGTGCTGCTCAACCACGGTACGCCGCTGCGCTTCCGGGCCGAGCAGACCGCGGCGCTCCAGACCCTGGCGACGCTGGCGGGCGTGGCGATCCTCGAAGACCGCCACCGCGTGCACCTGGAAGACCTCTTCATGAGCGTGATCGTCTCGCTCACGATGGCGCTGGAAGCGAAGGACCCGTATACCGAGGGGCATTCCGTGCGCGTCGCGGCCTACTCCGAGGCGATCGGGAAGCAGCTGGGCCTTCCGCCGGCGCAGCTCGACATGATCCACCGCTCCTGCCTGGTCCACGACATCGGAAAGATCGCCGTCGACGAGAACATCCTGGGAAAGCGCGACGCACTGGACGTGAGCGAGCGGGAGAAGATGGACATGCACACGCTGATCGGCGAGAGCATCCTCCGGCCGATCGCGCTGCTGCATCCCCTGCTGCCCGGCGTGCGGAGCCATCACGAGCATTTCGACGGCACCGGCTACCCCGACGGTCTCGTCGGGGAAGAGATCCCGATCGAGGCGCGGATCATGGCCGTCGCCGACGCCTTCGACGCCATGACGTCGACACGCCCCTACCGCGAGGCGCTGCCCGAAGAGGACGCGCTGGCCGAGCTGAAGAAGCACGCGGGCAGCCATTTCGATCCGCGCGTCGTGGGTGCGTTCGAGGAGATCTATCCGGCGGTGAAGCGCACGCTGGAGCACATGCGGCCGAGGATCGAGGCGCGCGCCCCGAGGCAGGAGATCGGGAAGTAGCAGGCTGATGCCCGGTGCGCGGCCCCGGGCTGTCCCCCTCGACGCCGGACGGACTCGAACGTTCCAACCGGGCGCTATCCAGGGGTCGGACTAATATTTATATTAACATGCTCCAGAGCATGTTCCCGCCGCACAATCCACGCTGGCGACCACGACCGTTCATGATTTCACCCGCGCTGGCGCGTGTGAATGTCGCGACAGTTGTCCATGATTTCACCGCCGCTAGCGAGTGTGAATGTGGCGACAAGTGTCAACCAATTCACATGCTCCAGCGCATGTCGCAGCTCGCCGCGCATCTCATAGCGCCGCGCATCTCTGCGACCGGCGCTTCCGATCAGCCTTGATCTCTCGGGCTGACTTTCCAAGTAGGTCGCCCCTTCAGGCTACTTCGCCAGCGCCTTCCGCAACCGCACTGTCGTCCCGTGATCGGGGCGCACGTCGAAGGACACGTCGTCCACCAGCTGCTTCATGAGAAAGATCCCGCGTCCGTGGGTCTCGAGCAGCGAGGATTCGTCGGTGGGGTTGCCCACCTTGGTGGGGTCGAAGCCCTTCCCGCGATCGTCCACCTGCACGACCAGCGTTCCATCCTCCAGATGAAACTCGAACGTCACCGACTTGTCCTCGGCGAACACGTTTCCATGCTGGATGGCGTTGGTGCCGGCTTCGATGACGGCGTAGAGGAGGGCCTGGGTGGTGTCCTCGTCGATCTTGCGCTCGCGCGCGATTCCTTCGATCAGGGCATGCACCACCGCGAGGTTCTCGAAGCGGCTCCCGATCACCAGGCGGACGGCGTTTTCGTTGTTCAGGGAGGGTGACCCGTGGGGCGCGCCCATATCGCTACTGTAGCAAATCCCACGCCCGGTAGCGCCGGGGAGTAGCGTGGCCGTAACGCCCTCTCCGCCGTGTCGACCGCGGCCGCCTCACCGGGTCTTCAGCGCCACGAGGGTGATGTCGTCCGCCTGGTCGGCTCCTCCCGTGAACCGGGAAACGTCCTCGGCGACGGCGTGGACGATCTGCGCGGCGGAGAAGTCGCGGGGCATTCCCGTCGCGAGCGCCTGGAGCCGCGCGTCGCCGTAATCTTCGCCGTCCCGGTTGCGGGCGTCGGTGATTCCGTCGGTGTAGAGCAGGAGGGAGTCGCCCGCCTGGAGGCTGGCGGACGCTTCGGGATACGCGAACTCGGACCACACGCCCAGCGGAATGCCGCCCTCTTCCAGGTAGCGCCATCCCCCCGCAGCCGGCATCACGATGGGAAAGTTGTGTCCCGCGTTCGAGAAGGAGAAGGCCGGCCCCACGCCGCCGATCCGGGCAAGGAAACAGGTCGCGAAGCGGTCGTCGGGGGTCGCGTCGAAGACCAGGCGGTTGAGCCGCCCCAACAGCTCGCCCACCGGCTTCCGGTCCTGGGCCTGCGTTCGGATGGATGCCTGCACCATCGAGGCGAGAAGCGCCGCGGGCACGCCCTTTCCGGCGACGTCGGCGATCACCACCAGGTACTCGCCGCCGCCGACGTCGACCAGGTCGTAGTAATCGCCTCCCACTTCCCGCGTCTGCAGATTCAGCGCGGCCATGTCGAGGCCGGCCATGCGCGGCAGCACCTGGGGCAGGAACTGCTGCTGGATCCGCCGCGCCACGGCCAGCTCCTCCTCCAAGATCGACTTGGCGAGGCTCTCCCGGTAGAGGAAGCCGTTCTTGATCGCGACACTCGACTGGTTGGCCAGGGTCTGCAACAGAGCGCTCTCCTCGGCGGTGTAGCGCATCTCCGTGATCTTCCGTCCCAGCGCGATCAGCCCGAGCAGCTCGCCGGCGTGCCGGAGCGGGAACAGGAGGTAGGGCTCGGTGCGGAGCAGGGGATCGAGCGCCTCGCTCACCCCGCGCTCGTCGCAGCGGGGGCGCACCTCCTCGCGGCGCAGGAGCGGCACGCCGTCGAAGAGTGCGGCGAGCGCGGTGCGCGGGATGCCCGCGATCTCCCCCAGATCCACGCTGCCGCCGAACCCGCGCGCGATCGACGCTCCCCGGTCCGCCGCGATCAGGAGCACCGTGGTGCGCGCGGGCACGCCGTCGCGGAGCGTGGCGAGGATCTTCTCGGCCAGGGTGTCCAGCTCGAGCACCGTGAGCACCTCGGCGCTCATGCGCCGGAGCAGCGTGCGGTGATCGCCCCGGTCGCGCAGGAAGTAGCGGTCCAGCACGTCCTCCAGCCAGGAGAAGATCGGCTGGAAGAGGACGAGCGCCAGGAGGAGCATCGCGGTCTTGAACACCGTGGTGTCGTACCCGGGCGTGGTCACGAGCATCGCGTCCACCTGCCGGATGATCGTGATGTAGACGCCGATCAGGAAGCCCGACGTCACCGCATAGAGGATCGACTTCCGCGCGATCAGGTTCGCGTCCAGGAAGCGATGGCGCACGATCGAGTAGGCGATGGAGCCCGAGCCCAGGATCAGCGCCGCCACGATCAGGGTCGAGCGGACCACGGGCGGCCAGGCGTGGTTCAGGAGCGTCGGGATCGGCACGGCGATGGCGTAGAGCCCCGCGCAGGAGGCGAGCCCCGAGAAGATGGTGCGCACCTGCGCGCGGATCAGCTTGTTCGTCGTCCGGCGGAAGCTCAGCCAGAGCAGCGTGAGCGCCGCGGCGATGTACACCAGATTGACCATCGAGAAGAGGAGCTGATGGAAGCGGAAGATCAGCTCGAACGGGATGCGGAGGTAGAGGAAGACGCCGGAGGCGGCGCTCTTCGCCATCGCCGCCGAGACCCGTCCCCAGAGCG
Coding sequences within:
- a CDS encoding GNAT family N-acetyltransferase, giving the protein MPHAVPPAAHTPIDITDDRARLDVTRILALYEDTWWAKGRSVDAVRRALEHSHPVVTAWEAGQLVGFARVISDLTFRATIWDVIVRPSHRRRGIGLSMMRFVLDHPDLRSVSHFLLLTADKHGFYERLGFMPEREMTMMLRR
- a CDS encoding glutamine synthetase family protein — its product is MDGLKSAKDVVKFCEEQDVEMIHLWFVDILGQLKSVAITRRELATALDEGVGVDGSSVEGFARIYESDLVAMPDPSTFQLLPWKVNNEHAGRMICDILNPDGSAYAGDTRYVLKRALKKLDKEGYTFYLGPELEYFYFRSLKDRSLLDAAGYFDQTPDDLGTELRSKTVEALQAMEISVEASHHEVAHSQHEIDLRYSEALKMADQTITYRYVVKEIARQNGCYATFMPKPVHGQNGSGMHVHQSLFKGGKNVFFDSKDKHHLSKAGRAYLAGILQHMREIASVTNQWVNSYKRLVPGFEAPVYIAWGQRNRSALVRVPMYKPGKEKATRIELRCPDPACNPYLAFSVMLAAGLKGMDAALTLRPPIEEDIYEMDAAERKKNGIESLPGSLIEAVELTEKSRLVKDALGEHVFQKFVENKRIEWDNYRTYVTDYELNEYYPIL
- a CDS encoding TlpA disulfide reductase family protein: MAGSSSSAGRALRGAARLVLAGILGAAMASCGAPSGKTGAGSGPAAVSHGEVGSQAPEFTLPDMAGNQVASSSLKGKVLILDFWATWCGPCKMEVPHLVNLQAKYRDQGLAIVGVSLDAGGARDVKPFADEHDVNYTMLIGNEEIARTYGNINAIPTTFVIDRDGKIVQRFIGYTAPEMFEQTIKPLLAAQPLPKAS
- a CDS encoding cytochrome c biogenesis protein CcdA → MFETQLPQISLVAAFLAGVVSFVSPCVLPLVPSYVTFITGVSFDELTAQKQSARVRRLTILHSLAFIVGFSIVFISLGATATATGQFLREHQDTLRRAGGVLIIIFGIYLTGILPIPALSRERKFQLTQKPLGLLGSVLVGVTFAAGWTPCIGPILASILLYASTAKTVGTGVLLLTVYSLGLGVPFFLASLGLNSFLAASSRLRRSLRTIEIVSGVILIAFGIALVTNLFTYFVSFLSRFLPALG
- a CDS encoding HD domain-containing phosphohydrolase, whose protein sequence is MNEVARSLVPFHSDSLALHQVADGMRRLLQPDGIAILTRERPGECLFRYADGSLAEWSGYVLSGSSAELMEALFLLDSVTLFHRKQRSPWAREFLYAEGTTWGAIAPIQAHGENLGAVLLNHGTPLRFRAEQTAALQTLATLAGVAILEDRHRVHLEDLFMSVIVSLTMALEAKDPYTEGHSVRVAAYSEAIGKQLGLPPAQLDMIHRSCLVHDIGKIAVDENILGKRDALDVSEREKMDMHTLIGESILRPIALLHPLLPGVRSHHEHFDGTGYPDGLVGEEIPIEARIMAVADAFDAMTSTRPYREALPEEDALAELKKHAGSHFDPRVVGAFEEIYPAVKRTLEHMRPRIEARAPRQEIGK
- a CDS encoding ATP-binding protein, which produces MGAPHGSPSLNNENAVRLVIGSRFENLAVVHALIEGIARERKIDEDTTQALLYAVIEAGTNAIQHGNVFAEDKSVTFEFHLEDGTLVVQVDDRGKGFDPTKVGNPTDESSLLETHGRGIFLMKQLVDDVSFDVRPDHGTTVRLRKALAK